One genomic segment of Burkholderiaceae bacterium includes these proteins:
- a CDS encoding peptidoglycan-binding protein, whose translation MGARFSRPAAPGKPVPIPTISNLEDFPVLTIKRTALSTAAILAALALAGCETTDLKMGSADAKTVATGSAAGAGAANANSALERCASPLGTVSLVENQSAGWYTILTGQYHLPPTSNLLRLMVQQSNCFVVVERGAAGMNAMNRERQLMQSGQMRQGSQMGGGQMVASDYGMSPEIIFSEGNTGGVGGALGGFFGGAGAVLGAVAAGTKTREASVMLTLVDNRSGVQVAASEGSASKTDFGGMGALFGGGAGAGLGGYQNTPQGKVISAAFMDAYNQMVVALRNYKAQSVQGQGLGGGGRLGVDGGAGPSRTSIPGQGGKALSMREAQARLNELGYNVGTPDGSAGPRTAAALRAFQRDNGLQPSGRLDAATQDVLAGK comes from the coding sequence ATGGGCGCCCGCTTTTCGCGCCCTGCAGCGCCCGGCAAACCAGTTCCCATCCCAACAATCTCGAACCTGGAGGATTTCCCCGTGTTGACGATCAAGCGCACCGCACTGAGCACCGCCGCCATCCTGGCCGCCCTGGCCCTGGCCGGCTGCGAAACCACCGACCTGAAGATGGGCAGCGCGGACGCCAAGACCGTGGCCACCGGCAGCGCCGCCGGCGCGGGCGCCGCCAACGCCAACAGCGCGCTCGAGCGCTGCGCCTCGCCCCTGGGCACGGTTTCGCTGGTCGAGAACCAGTCCGCCGGCTGGTACACCATCCTGACCGGCCAGTACCACCTGCCGCCCACCTCCAACCTGCTGCGCCTGATGGTCCAGCAATCCAACTGCTTCGTCGTCGTCGAGCGTGGCGCCGCCGGCATGAACGCCATGAACCGCGAGCGCCAGCTGATGCAGTCCGGCCAGATGCGCCAGGGCAGCCAGATGGGCGGCGGCCAGATGGTCGCCTCCGACTACGGCATGTCGCCCGAGATCATCTTCAGCGAAGGCAACACCGGCGGCGTCGGCGGCGCGCTGGGCGGGTTCTTTGGCGGCGCCGGGGCCGTGCTGGGCGCCGTGGCCGCCGGCACCAAGACGCGCGAGGCCAGCGTCATGCTGACCCTGGTGGACAACCGCTCGGGCGTGCAGGTGGCGGCCTCCGAGGGCAGCGCCTCCAAGACCGACTTCGGCGGCATGGGCGCGCTGTTTGGCGGCGGCGCCGGCGCCGGCCTGGGCGGCTACCAGAACACGCCGCAGGGCAAGGTCATCTCGGCTGCCTTCATGGACGCCTACAACCAGATGGTCGTCGCGCTGCGCAACTACAAGGCCCAGTCGGTGCAAGGCCAGGGCCTGGGCGGCGGCGGCCGCCTGGGCGTGGATGGCGGCGCCGGCCCCTCGCGCACCTCCATCCCCGGCCAGGGCGGCAAGGCCCTGTCCATGCGCGAGGCGCAGGCGCGCCTGAACGAGCTGGGCTACAACGTGGGCACCCCCGACGGCAGCGCCGGCCCGCGCACCGCCGCGGCGCTGCGCGCCTTCCAGCGCGACAACGGCCTGCAGCCCAGCGGCCGGCTGGACGCCGCCACGCAGGACGTGCTGGCGGGCAAGTGA
- the csy1 gene encoding type I-F CRISPR-associated protein Csy1 has protein sequence MSEAPSTGGKAGYRAAISAFLQERLQAKLDKLKPDDPQRDEVIASFAHDVWLANAAKRVEQIQAVTHSLKPIHPDARGTNLYVEPTNLPPLAELGSHALGGRFVGDVVGNAAALDVYKLLKLEVNGRSLLTALLAQDADALAALHTDPTQAQALRGAFVSLTQPRAEGPSSHTLAKQLYWLTGSDACDDGHYVLLAPLYATSLAHAVHAQVQEDRFGEANKAARQARRERKAHSGVFHDYPGLAVQNMGGTKPQNISQLNSERRGMNYLLSSLPPQWQASAVRLPVHAESVFDRLFIARPEVRRAVRTLRKFLESDPEPNLATRERREAMVDTLLDELVALAAELQQLLPPGWSCDDERFEKLDDNQKLWLDPLRVERPEEREFAERWLQMDWPAEIGKAFANWLNKQLRDKLPVGDAEAREWKKELLTDEDGFKQQLRELRDKLDAPHHIPIRKTHAELVALREEHP, from the coding sequence ATGTCTGAAGCCCCTTCAACAGGTGGCAAGGCAGGCTACCGAGCGGCCATCAGCGCCTTCTTGCAAGAGCGACTGCAAGCCAAGCTCGACAAGCTCAAGCCTGACGATCCCCAACGCGACGAGGTGATTGCTTCATTCGCCCATGATGTGTGGCTGGCCAACGCTGCCAAGCGCGTGGAGCAAATCCAGGCTGTCACCCACTCCCTCAAACCCATCCACCCCGATGCACGGGGCACCAACCTTTATGTGGAGCCCACTAACCTGCCTCCGCTGGCCGAGCTGGGCAGCCATGCGCTGGGCGGGCGCTTTGTGGGCGATGTGGTGGGCAACGCCGCCGCGCTGGATGTGTACAAGCTGCTCAAGCTGGAGGTGAACGGGCGCAGCCTGCTCACCGCCCTGCTGGCGCAGGATGCCGATGCCCTGGCTGCGCTGCATACGGACCCCACGCAAGCCCAGGCGCTGCGCGGTGCCTTCGTATCGCTGACCCAGCCCCGCGCCGAAGGGCCCAGCAGCCACACGCTGGCCAAGCAGCTGTACTGGCTGACGGGCAGCGATGCCTGTGATGACGGCCACTACGTCCTGCTGGCCCCGCTGTACGCCACATCGCTGGCCCATGCCGTGCATGCCCAGGTGCAGGAAGACCGCTTTGGCGAAGCCAACAAGGCCGCCCGCCAGGCCCGGCGCGAGCGCAAGGCGCACAGCGGTGTGTTCCACGACTACCCCGGCCTCGCCGTGCAGAACATGGGCGGGACCAAGCCACAGAACATCAGCCAGCTCAACAGCGAGCGGCGGGGCATGAACTACCTGCTCTCGTCCCTGCCGCCGCAGTGGCAGGCGAGCGCTGTGCGATTGCCGGTGCATGCAGAGTCGGTGTTCGACCGGCTGTTCATCGCCCGCCCCGAGGTGCGCCGCGCCGTGCGTACGTTGCGGAAGTTTCTGGAGTCCGACCCCGAACCCAACCTGGCCACACGTGAGCGCCGCGAGGCCATGGTGGACACGTTGTTGGACGAGCTGGTCGCGCTGGCGGCCGAACTGCAGCAGTTGCTGCCGCCGGGGTGGAGCTGCGATGACGAACGGTTTGAAAAACTCGACGACAACCAAAAGCTCTGGCTAGACCCCTTGCGTGTAGAACGGCCCGAAGAACGTGAGTTTGCAGAGCGCTGGCTCCAAATGGACTGGCCGGCAGAAATCGGCAAAGCATTCGCCAACTGGCTCAACAAACAGCTGCGCGACAAGTTGCCGGTGGGCGATGCCGAAGCGCGCGAGTGGAAAAAGGAGCTGCTGACCGATGAGGACGGCTTCAAACAGCAGCTGCGCGAACTGCGCGACAAGCTGGATGCGCCGCACCACATCCCCATCCGCAAAACGCATGCGGAGTTGGTGGCACTGCGGGAGGAGCACCCATGA
- a CDS encoding methyltransferase domain-containing protein, whose product MPRSRVPPPLEMVALARALAVRPVSAVRKARAGVVRMRRAVSRSPRSLFLRELMAQPLAVGAICASSPHLAARMAAQVDLAAGGWVVELGGGTGVITAALLAHGVPPERLAVVEQSDRLAAHLRQRFPAIHVLHGDAAELPALLAQLDGPAAPVRVQHIVSGLPLLSIPTPVRQRILHAGAQVLAPGGRLLQFTYALHGPSPWQQAGLVCQRRERVLANLPPARVDVLGHALSA is encoded by the coding sequence ATGCCCCGCAGCCGCGTTCCTCCACCGCTTGAAATGGTCGCCCTGGCCCGCGCCTTGGCGGTGCGCCCGGTCAGCGCCGTGCGCAAGGCCCGCGCGGGCGTGGTGCGCATGCGGCGCGCGGTGTCGCGTTCGCCGCGCTCGCTTTTCCTGCGCGAGCTGATGGCCCAGCCCCTGGCCGTGGGCGCCATCTGCGCCAGCTCGCCGCACCTGGCCGCGCGCATGGCCGCGCAGGTCGACCTGGCGGCCGGCGGCTGGGTGGTGGAGCTGGGGGGCGGCACGGGCGTCATCACCGCCGCACTGCTGGCGCACGGCGTGCCGCCCGAGCGCCTGGCCGTGGTCGAGCAGTCCGACCGCCTGGCGGCCCACCTGCGCCAGCGCTTTCCGGCCATCCACGTGCTGCACGGCGACGCGGCCGAGCTGCCGGCGCTGTTGGCGCAGCTGGACGGCCCCGCCGCGCCGGTGCGCGTGCAGCACATCGTCTCCGGCTTGCCGCTGCTGTCCATCCCCACGCCCGTTCGCCAGCGCATCCTGCATGCCGGCGCCCAGGTGCTGGCGCCTGGCGGGCGGCTGCTGCAGTTCACCTACGCGCTGCACGGCCCCTCGCCCTGGCAGCAGGCCGGCTTGGTGTGCCAGCGCCGCGAGCGCGTGCTGGCCAACCTGCCGCCGGCGCGGGTGGACGTGCTGGGGCATGCGCTGTCGGCGTGA
- a CDS encoding IS3 family transposase (programmed frameshift), producing the protein MSKVRPPYPAEFRQQMVELVRAGRAPAQLSREFGVTAQSITNWVGQAAIDEGKPLPGKEGLTTAEREELVRLRRQLRQVQTERDILAKANGLVCGSQRCDFNEVFGLVMANQADLPVRTMCRVLGVSASGFYAWRERAPSQRSIANAVMTERIRQIHKESYESYGMPRVRFELIEQGVCISRQRVARLMRAAGIQGISKRRGFTVTTHRDKRQTPARDLVNRRFHASGPNQLWVADMTYVPTWMGFLYLAVVIDVWSRRVVGWAMGERMTADLVLAALNMALEQRKAKGVIHHSDQGSQYTSLAFGERCRQMSVRPSMGTVGDAYDNAMAESFFASLEGELIERNSFQSKAQARMAVFTWIEGWYNPRRRHSGLGYLSPLNFERNNEALFDVVEDAVVHIETTPETV; encoded by the exons ATGTCCAAAGTACGACCGCCGTACCCGGCGGAATTCCGCCAGCAGATGGTCGAGCTGGTTCGAGCCGGCCGCGCACCCGCGCAGCTCTCGCGCGAGTTCGGCGTCACCGCCCAATCCATCACCAACTGGGTCGGCCAGGCTGCCATTGACGAGGGCAAGCCTTTGCCCGGCAAGGAAGGCCTGACCACTGCCGAGCGGGAAGAGCTGGTGCGCTTGCGCCGGCAGTTGCGCCAGGTCCAGACGGAGCGCGACATCTTGGCAAAGGCTA ACGGCCTGGTTTGCGGGTCGCAGCGATGCGACTTCAACGAAGTCTTCGGACTCGTGATGGCAAACCAGGCCGACCTCCCTGTTCGCACCATGTGCCGCGTGCTCGGCGTCTCCGCCAGCGGTTTCTATGCCTGGCGTGAGCGAGCTCCTTCACAACGCAGCATTGCCAATGCCGTGATGACCGAGCGTATCCGCCAGATTCACAAGGAATCCTACGAGTCCTACGGCATGCCCAGGGTGCGCTTCGAGCTCATCGAACAAGGCGTGTGCATCAGCCGCCAACGTGTGGCGCGTCTCATGCGAGCGGCCGGCATTCAAGGCATCAGCAAGCGACGAGGGTTCACCGTGACCACCCATCGCGACAAGCGCCAGACGCCGGCCCGTGACCTGGTCAACCGGCGTTTCCATGCCAGTGGCCCGAACCAGCTGTGGGTAGCGGACATGACCTACGTGCCTACCTGGATGGGGTTCCTCTACCTGGCCGTGGTCATCGACGTCTGGAGTCGCCGCGTCGTGGGTTGGGCCATGGGCGAGCGCATGACTGCAGACCTCGTGCTCGCAGCGTTGAACATGGCGCTGGAGCAGCGCAAAGCCAAGGGCGTCATTCACCACTCGGACCAAGGAAGCCAGTACACCAGCCTGGCCTTTGGTGAACGGTGCAGACAGATGAGCGTGCGCCCTTCGATGGGAACGGTAGGGGATGCCTACGACAACGCCATGGCTGAGAGCTTCTTCGCCAGCCTGGAGGGCGAGCTCATCGAGCGCAACAGCTTCCAGAGCAAGGCGCAGGCCCGCATGGCGGTCTTCACCTGGATTGAAGGCTGGTACAACCCCCGGCGCCGTCACAGCGGCCTGGGCTACCTCTCACCCCTGAACTTTGAAAGGAACAACGAAGCCCTGTTTGATGTTGTCGAAGATGCCGTCGTGCATATCGAGACAACACCCGAAACGGTTTGA
- the csy2 gene encoding type I-F CRISPR-associated protein Csy2: protein MNRLQPQAILVLPHLRIQNANAIASPLTHGFPSITAFTGLMWALERKLAQAGVPLQLHGVGVVCHHHQEQVMQGYVRSFNLTRNPVDKDGSTAAIVEEGRMHLQITLVLTVSEKRTPGTPAALVQGHQAPMDDWATQAGHILADMRVAGGSVLPSRPVPGKRVRPWMAIMPEDPEAAAIEFRKWRRQWLPGFALVGRDDLLGQRLQDLRTTRPDATLLDAWLHAARFNHEPVASDSGAHAPDGHVKWEDPQRPKGSGWVVPIPVGYAALAPQAHAAGSVRNARDATVPLRFVESVYSLGEWISPHRLTGLGQLLWHAETDEAKGLHRCRNGYQPPQADADRSIGAQGGTLDEWDDAEAYAYT from the coding sequence ATGAACCGACTGCAACCCCAAGCCATCCTCGTCCTGCCCCACCTGCGGATCCAGAACGCCAATGCCATTGCCAGCCCGCTCACGCACGGCTTCCCGTCCATCACGGCCTTTACCGGCCTGATGTGGGCGCTGGAGCGCAAGCTGGCGCAAGCCGGTGTGCCGCTGCAACTGCACGGTGTGGGCGTGGTGTGCCACCACCACCAGGAGCAGGTGATGCAGGGCTATGTTCGCAGCTTCAACCTCACGCGCAACCCTGTAGACAAAGACGGCAGCACCGCCGCCATCGTGGAAGAAGGCCGCATGCACCTGCAGATCACGCTGGTGCTGACCGTGTCTGAAAAACGCACGCCTGGCACACCGGCTGCGCTGGTGCAAGGCCATCAGGCGCCCATGGACGACTGGGCCACGCAGGCCGGCCACATCCTGGCTGACATGCGCGTGGCAGGAGGCAGCGTATTGCCCTCGCGCCCCGTGCCTGGCAAGCGCGTGCGCCCGTGGATGGCCATCATGCCCGAAGACCCCGAGGCTGCCGCCATCGAGTTCCGGAAGTGGCGCCGGCAGTGGCTACCCGGCTTTGCCCTGGTGGGGCGCGATGACCTGCTGGGCCAACGCCTGCAGGATCTGCGCACCACACGGCCAGACGCCACGCTGCTGGACGCCTGGTTGCATGCGGCCCGTTTCAACCATGAGCCCGTCGCCTCCGACAGCGGAGCCCACGCACCTGACGGGCATGTGAAGTGGGAAGACCCACAGCGCCCCAAAGGGAGCGGCTGGGTGGTGCCCATCCCCGTTGGCTATGCAGCGCTCGCGCCCCAGGCGCATGCGGCGGGCAGCGTGCGCAATGCGCGCGATGCCACGGTGCCGCTGCGGTTTGTGGAGTCGGTCTATTCGCTGGGCGAATGGATCAGCCCGCACCGCCTGACGGGTTTGGGCCAACTGCTGTGGCATGCCGAAACCGACGAGGCCAAGGGCCTGCACCGATGCCGCAATGGTTATCAGCCTCCGCAGGCGGACGCCGACCGCTCCATCGGCGCCCAAGGCGGCACGCTGGATGAATGGGACGACGCCGAGGCCTATGCATACACCTGA
- the cas6f gene encoding type I-F CRISPR-associated endoribonuclease Cas6/Csy4 has translation MTTHYIDITLLPDPEFSHAHLLSALVAKLHRALVQGKHTDIGVSYPQHISRPLTRRTLGAVLRLHGTPDVLGRLMEQDWLKGMRDHTQVSALRPVPADAQHRTVRRRQFKTNADRLRRRRMQRKGETAEQAAAAIPLTVERRPELPFVQLRSSSTGQPFCLCVEHGPLLSQPAPGPFNAYGLGHEATVPWF, from the coding sequence ATGACCACGCACTACATCGACATCACCCTGCTGCCCGACCCCGAGTTCAGCCACGCCCACCTGCTGAGCGCGCTGGTCGCCAAGCTGCACCGGGCTCTGGTGCAGGGGAAGCACACAGATATCGGCGTAAGCTACCCGCAGCACATCAGCCGACCCCTGACCCGGCGCACCCTGGGCGCAGTGCTTCGCCTGCATGGCACGCCCGATGTGCTGGGGCGCTTGATGGAACAGGATTGGCTCAAAGGCATGCGAGACCACACACAGGTCAGCGCGCTACGTCCCGTGCCTGCCGACGCGCAACACCGCACGGTGCGCCGACGCCAGTTTAAAACCAACGCCGATCGCCTGCGCCGCCGCCGGATGCAACGTAAGGGCGAAACTGCCGAACAGGCTGCAGCCGCAATTCCTCTCACTGTGGAACGTCGACCTGAACTGCCATTTGTGCAACTGCGCAGCAGCAGCACCGGCCAACCGTTTTGCCTGTGCGTGGAACACGGCCCCCTGCTGTCGCAACCCGCACCGGGCCCCTTCAACGCCTACGGCTTGGGACACGAAGCCACCGTGCCTTGGTTTTGA
- the csy3 gene encoding type I-F CRISPR-associated protein Csy3, with the protein MTDKLTTASVLAFERKLDPSDAVFHAGRWEDRAQSHAWQPVTIKPKSVRGTISNRLKAKEQDPAKLDAAIENPNLQTVDVAALPAQADTLKVQFTLRVLGGAGTPSACNSAAYQAKLLATVQGYVQQHGFGELARRYAANLANGRFLWRNRVGAEQVEVTVEQMQDGQAAKTWSFDALTLNTRAVGAINTKAEGLEELGQAIAAGLAGTAHVLLRVTAFVRQGAGQEVFPSQELILDKGSAGKSKTLYDVNGVAALHSQKIGNAIRTIDTWYEGAEELGPIAVEPYGSVTTQGKAYRQPKQKMDFYTLLDNWLLKDQMPPVEQQHFVMAVLIRGGVFGDAS; encoded by the coding sequence ATGACCGACAAACTCACCACCGCTTCCGTCCTGGCCTTTGAACGCAAGCTGGACCCTTCCGACGCCGTGTTCCACGCCGGCCGCTGGGAAGACCGCGCCCAATCACACGCCTGGCAGCCCGTCACCATCAAGCCGAAGTCGGTGCGCGGCACCATCAGCAACCGGCTCAAGGCCAAGGAGCAGGATCCCGCCAAACTCGACGCCGCCATCGAAAATCCCAACCTGCAGACCGTGGACGTAGCCGCTTTGCCGGCTCAGGCCGACACGCTCAAGGTGCAGTTCACCCTGCGCGTGCTGGGCGGCGCGGGCACGCCATCGGCCTGCAACAGCGCGGCTTACCAAGCCAAGTTGCTGGCCACGGTGCAGGGCTATGTGCAGCAGCACGGCTTCGGCGAACTGGCCCGGCGCTATGCGGCCAACCTGGCCAATGGCCGCTTTTTGTGGCGCAACCGCGTGGGGGCCGAACAGGTGGAAGTGACCGTGGAGCAGATGCAGGACGGCCAGGCCGCAAAAACCTGGTCTTTTGATGCCCTGACGCTCAATACACGGGCGGTAGGCGCTATCAATACCAAAGCAGAAGGGCTGGAGGAATTGGGCCAGGCCATTGCGGCCGGGCTGGCCGGGACGGCCCATGTGCTGCTGCGGGTGACGGCCTTTGTGCGCCAAGGCGCGGGGCAAGAGGTGTTTCCGTCGCAAGAGCTGATCCTGGACAAAGGCAGCGCGGGCAAGAGCAAGACGCTGTATGACGTGAACGGCGTCGCCGCCCTCCACTCGCAGAAGATCGGCAATGCCATCCGCACCATCGACACCTGGTACGAAGGTGCCGAAGAACTCGGCCCCATCGCGGTGGAGCCCTACGGCTCCGTCACCACCCAGGGCAAGGCCTACCGCCAGCCCAAGCAAAAAATGGACTTCTACACCTTGCTGGACAACTGGCTGCTGAAAGACCAGATGCCCCCCGTGGAGCAGCAGCACTTTGTGATGGCGGTGCTCATCCGTGGCGGCGTGTTTGGCGATGCGAGCTGA
- a CDS encoding sterol desaturase family protein, which yields MIQLYLGAAVLCMAAVLFLEPLAPLHAAAAPLRRWARNLGLSVLAMGTTVATPLLFWAVAGALGVQPSRGGLLAHWGVPVWTQWALTFLLMEALAYALHRLSHGVPWLWRLHAVHHSDVELDATTTHRHHPLESLFTALVTLPLLVALAPPVLAVLAYSLVALAVSTLSHGNLRLPAWLDRGLRGLVVTPAYHRVHHSAYQPQTDSNYATVLPLFDHLFRSASPVPVDGGRQLTMGLERGRDERNQSLAALLRAPFGAPARSAPEPARPRAARDGA from the coding sequence ATGATCCAGCTCTACCTCGGCGCCGCCGTGCTGTGCATGGCGGCGGTTCTTTTTCTGGAGCCGCTGGCGCCCCTGCATGCCGCCGCCGCGCCGCTGCGGCGCTGGGCGCGCAACCTGGGGCTGTCGGTGCTGGCCATGGGCACCACCGTGGCCACGCCGCTGCTGTTCTGGGCCGTGGCGGGGGCGCTGGGGGTTCAGCCGAGCCGCGGCGGGCTGCTGGCGCACTGGGGTGTGCCCGTCTGGACGCAGTGGGCGCTTACTTTTTTGTTGATGGAGGCTCTGGCCTACGCGCTGCACCGCCTGTCGCACGGCGTGCCCTGGCTGTGGCGCCTGCATGCGGTGCACCACAGCGACGTCGAGCTGGACGCCACCACCACCCATCGCCACCACCCGCTGGAGAGCCTGTTCACCGCGCTCGTCACCCTGCCGCTGCTGGTCGCCCTGGCGCCGCCCGTGCTGGCGGTGCTGGCCTACAGCTTGGTGGCGCTGGCCGTCTCCACGCTGTCGCACGGCAACCTGCGCCTGCCGGCCTGGCTGGATCGCGGCCTGCGCGGGCTGGTCGTGACCCCCGCCTACCACCGCGTGCACCACAGTGCGTATCAGCCGCAGACCGACAGCAACTACGCCACGGTGCTGCCGCTGTTCGACCATCTGTTTCGCAGCGCGAGCCCCGTGCCGGTCGACGGCGGGCGCCAGCTCACCATGGGGCTGGAGCGCGGGCGCGACGAGCGCAACCAGTCGCTGGCGGCCCTGCTGCGTGCGCCGTTCGGCGCGCCGGCAAGGTCGGCGCCCGAACCGGCCCGGCCCCGCGCCGCCCGGGACGGAGCGTGA
- a CDS encoding midcut-by-XrtH protein: protein MRHFLRRGLAAAGALATWGLAPSVWAGTPTGIIDYGPLSAASSVPTLGEWSLLLLALLVAVVAYRALRGRVNGRLLTHLLLGGGLLAGGLIGGHWVQSVQAKGVATLSMDQAGGGTVEVTDTNVAVPVMNTSGVAQKITGMRLTSESLSWGNPDETPRCDIGVVVQAGATCYVMLEMPE, encoded by the coding sequence ATTTCTTGCGCAGGGGGCTGGCGGCAGCCGGCGCGCTGGCCACCTGGGGCCTCGCACCCAGCGTCTGGGCCGGCACTCCCACCGGGATCATCGACTACGGCCCGCTGTCGGCAGCAAGCTCGGTGCCCACCCTGGGCGAATGGTCCCTGCTGCTGCTGGCGCTGCTGGTGGCGGTGGTGGCCTACCGCGCCCTGCGCGGGCGAGTCAACGGGCGCCTGCTGACGCATCTGCTGCTGGGCGGCGGCCTGTTGGCCGGGGGCCTGATCGGCGGCCACTGGGTGCAATCGGTTCAGGCCAAGGGGGTTGCCACGCTCAGCATGGACCAGGCCGGCGGCGGCACGGTGGAAGTGACCGACACGAACGTGGCGGTGCCCGTGATGAATACGTCCGGGGTTGCACAAAAGATCACGGGCATGCGTCTCACGTCTGAGTCTCTGAGCTGGGGTAACCCCGACGAGACGCCCCGGTGCGATATAGGCGTGGTCGTGCAGGCTGGCGCCACGTGCTACGTCATGCTGGAAATGCCGGAGTGA